The proteins below come from a single Metarhizium brunneum chromosome 1, complete sequence genomic window:
- the tcpN_0 gene encoding N-methyltransferase tcpN → MESVVSGRSRHPSENERLNVQHALVKSIMGGKLLVAPANLDLPNLRILDSGTAQANWLLDLAAVVPDTARLVGTDIATGQFPPEAQRPSNMTLQTQSIFEPWDTTMVGSFDIVHQRFVLAACRSDEQAQRAVASLVTLAKPGGWIELHEGNMLSIQEGEAHKAMMRFRDIAVAAWASIGQLPDPGVRLAGWLRGAGATQVHALVQTVSIGAAASNALEAEWSTELCLNMLRTMKRMTAGKADFPDEREFDRLEEELRDELQRVGNQWCYYLAYGRRAGAEMGAGEEEI, encoded by the exons ATGGAATCCGTGGTAAGTGGACGCTCGCGACACCCAAGCGAGAACGAGCGCCTCAATGTGCAACACGCACTCGTCAAGTCCATCATGGGAGGCAAGCTCCTCGTGGCGCCGGCCAACCTGGACCTGCCCAACTTGCGAATTCTAGATTCAGGGACGGCGCAGGCAAACTGGCTGCTCGACCTGGCAGCCGTCGTGCCCGACACGGCGCGGCTGGTCGGGACAGACATTGCGACGGGACAATTCCCCCCGGAAGCACAGCGGCCGAGCAACATGACACTGCAGACGCAGTCCATTTTCGAGCCGTGGGACACGACCATGGTGGGCAGCTTCGACATTGTCCACCAGCGCTTTGTGCTCGCAGCCTGCCGCAGCGACGAGCAGGCACAGCGGGCCGTCGCCAGTCTCGTGACGCTCGCCAAGCCAGGCGGCTGGATCGAGCTGCACGAGGGAAACATGCTCAGCATccaggagggcgaggcgcACAAGGCCATGATGCGCTTTCGGGAcatcgccgtggccgcgTGGGCCAGCATCGGCCAGCTGCCCGATCCCGGCGTCCGACTAGCCGGCTGGCTGCGGGGCGCGGGGGCCACGCAGGTGCACGCGCTAGTCCAGACGGTGTCCATcggggcggcggccagcaatGCGCTCGAGGCAGAGTGGTCCACCGAGCTGTGCCTCAACATGCTTCGCACCATGAAGCGCATGACGGCAG GAAAAGCCGACTTTCCGGACGAGCGCGAGTTTGAcaggctggaggaggagctgcgTGATGAGCTGCAGCGGGTGGGGAACCAGTGGTGCTACTACTTGGCGTACGGGAGGAGGGCCGGAGCCGAGATGGgggcgggggaggaggaaatTTAA
- the tcpZ gene encoding C6 finger domain transcription factor tcpZ, with amino-acid sequence MFTSDSQQPDSPALDGRLKKLRSACDACHAAKVRCSGEATCSRCLRDNVPCHYSYRAHQGKPKGSLNKKTIERIKAARAAAESEAQPGHITSQGGSACPRPGDDVLDFIEMPPSTCHNSPDPVTATPSSHFPLMGETFPAFGADDLDSFLNAYQTPPQSRSSKPVGDIPVASDMDPGCIFVGTPSSSSREYTDAAASCCCVRTMTRQINHVHAAATDRSAAALDHVLHHTRETATCVSRFLQCHTCGVEVQVYVLAAVVLSLLLEIMHPLTDSSLETCRPRAQIRVGNYDMSGQLGDVLEKVIVRSMITKLRQVVDKFEMRVEFLRSETAQVDFLKSEARRLKRGFERIGEETATVL; translated from the exons ATGTTCACCAGCGACTCTCAACAACCCGACTCGCCGGCTCTGGACGGGAGGTTGAAGAAGCTCCGTTCGGCGTGCGATGCGTGTCATGCCGCCAAGGTCCGCTGTTCCGGAGAAGCAACGTGCTCAAGGTGTCTCAGAGA CAACGTGCCGTGCCATTACAGCTACAGAGCCCACCAAGGCAAGCCCAAGGGAAGTCTGAATAAAAAGACAATTGAGCGGATCAAGGCAGCAAGGGCTGCCGCCGAGAGCGAAGCACAGCCGGGCCACATCACAAGCCAGGGAGGCTCTGCCTGTCCTCGGCCAGGAGACGACGTCCTCGACTTTATCGAGATGCCCCCTTCCACATGCCACAACTCTCCCGACCCAGTCACAGCTACGCCAAGCTCCCATTTCCCCCTGATGGGAGAGACGTTTCCTGCATTTGGAGCCGATGATCTTGATTCCTTCCTG AATGCGTATCAGACGCCTCCGCAAAGCCGTAGTTCAAAACCCGTTGGGGATATCCCTGTAGCGAGTGACATGGACCCGGGCTGCATCTTTGTTGGCactccatcctcctcctcaaggGAGTACACGGATGCGGCAGCAAGCTGTTGCTGCGTGAGGACCATGACGCGGCAAATCAACCATGTGCACGCCGCGGCCACGGACCGGTCTGCGGCAGCCCTGGACCATGTGCTCCACCACACCCGTGAGACAGCAACCTGTGTCTCGCGGTTTCTGCAGTGCCACACGTGTGGTGTCGAGGTCCAGGTCTATgtgctcgccgccgtcgtgcTCTCTCTCCTCTTGGAAATCATGCACCCCCTTACCGACTCGTCGCTCGAGACGTGCCGGCCCCGGGCGCAGATCAGAGTGGGCAACTATGACATGTCGGGCCAGCTGGGCGATGTGCTGGAGAAGGTGATTGTGCGCTCCATGATCACAAAGCTCCGCCAGGTTGTGGACAAGTTTGAAATGAGGGTCGAGTTCCTGCGCAGTGAAACCGCCCAGGTGGACTTTCTCAAGTCGGAAGCAAGGCGGCTCAAGAGAGGGTTTGAGAGGATTGGGGAAGAAACGGCCACGGTGCTGTAG
- the Znfx1_0 gene encoding NFX1-type zinc finger-containing protein 1, which produces MSILPTVQGLLSEISPSKVTYARAQRMRDSRSYLEDQFWLLHQDLALWTCDEIKSFTNDDPSARRGTCLDNLTVEGPHSSGRHPWSIQFRCLQDFPALQDKNEAERRSLLQEHKAFLRNESSICLLVDGTPRWFGFLTGEEDYLCLSPPVINIRLLETELDKASLILTRAKRISCLLLHTPLFAYEPVLNGLSRMSNIPLEESLLHWTPGKPAPRIDYTLTAEMSGFLARLEEDSSLDLRETLRLSSEVRLDPSQAACFKAGLSQSVALIQGPPGTGKSFIGSLIAKAIIEHSAERILLVCQTHHALDQLLTDCLRLGLAPSKIVRMGSTKKATQTTQSLSLHLARSRQWFSPSQKKEIARHRDAIDSSTSKLRDAFNNITGQKFSKVDIMKHIKTLKDGELPFYDALHPPPRTSKPEHEFYLLDRWLAGKDCGVLKAHGSRFPSVWRLNAAERKEVFSTWEREMMTKRLVMLRMAGNEHDDHVERLNAIHRDRDINIIRRKRIIACTTTAAAKYMLTIQSAAPTVVFVEEAGQILESHILTALGPRTKQLVMIGDHKQLRPRAHHNLCVEKGNGFDLNRSLFERLILAGYPHQVLSQQHRMRPEIAALVRELSHPSLTDAPRTLGREHLRGLQNNVIFVSHSEQEFELGHVLEWRDFESTKSKRNLFEAQMVVKCVQHLTQQGYSTERIAVLTPYLGQLRLLIQEMLLHSDPQLSELDSQDLVRAGLTPPTLVPTGRPHIRVSTIDNFQGDESDIVISSLTRSNSRRDIGFMASRERLNVLLSRARDGLILVGDAETFRESPAKDSPWNQFIDSLVARGHMYDGLPTRCERHKINGAVPRNPEEFEKKCPGGEEYFSTEDLLGPEPREYLKTSSAWKRLQNLIGVQRMKDSMAELVDVLQLGYELELKEEPPVPITLSRLFLGQHGTGKTTVCWLYASILSDLGVIQSSDVVFKHPDDLIGDSVEASELRTEVVLQDARGKVLAIRDAPVLRDHRDDAEKACRIAVIRKLLAAAGDEQENPQCLILMFISGDRALNTFNGLGRTDIARYFPIDAAFSFDRPEDEDLSLLLDLTLRKRRLSATVVAKEAALHRLQGARGPRFGNARAVETLVDMASDRARLRQWSVSRGDERLGDNVMLEEEDFSVHELN; this is translated from the exons ATGTCCATTCTTCCCACTGTGCAGGGCCTTCTGTCCGAAATTTCACCATCCAAGGTGACCTATGCACGAGCCCAGCGGATGCGCGATTCCAGATCGTACCTGGAGGATCAATTTTGGCTGCTTCATCAAGACTTGGCGCTGTGGACTTGTGATGAGATCAAAAGCTTCACAAACGACGACCCATCTGCCCGGCGCGGAACCTGCCTCGACAATCTGACCGTCGAGGGACCCCACAGCAGTGGCCGACATCCTTGGTCTATTCAGTTCCGGTGTCTCCAAGATTTTCCTGCGTTACAAGACAAAAATGAAGCCGAGAGGAGAAGCCTCCTGCAGGAACACAAAGCGTTCCTCCGAAATGAGAGCTCGATATGCCTCCTTGTCGATGGCACACCGAGGTGGTTTGGTTTCCTGACAGGAGAAGAGGACTACCTATGCCTCAGTCCTCCCGTCATAAATATCCGACTTTTGGAGACGGAACTAgacaaggcctcgttgatcTTGACACGGGCAAAGCGAATTTCATGCCTGCTGCTGCACACACCACTGTTTGCCTATGAGCCAGTCCTGAACGGGCTGTCGAGAATGTCCAATATTCCGCTGGAAGAGAGCTTGCTGCATTGGACGCCGGGGAAACCCGCCCCTCGTATCGATTATACGCTGACGGCAGAAATGTCTGGTTTTCTGGCACGCCTGGAAGAGGATTCGTCACTAGACTTGAGGGAAACCCTGAGGCTCTCCTCGGAAGTCAGATTGGACCCTTCGCAGGCCGCATGCTTCAAGGCTGGCCTCAGTCAAAGTGTAGCCTTGATTCAAGGTCCACCAG GGACCGGGAAATCATTCATCGGCTCGCTCATAGCCAAAGCAATCATTGAGCATTCCGCAGAAAGGATCCTGCTTGTGTGCCAGACGCATCATGCTCTGGATCAGTTACTGACAGATTGTCTGCGCTTGGGCCTGGCACCGTCCAAGATTGTTCGCATGGGCTCTACGAAGAAGGCAACCCAAACCACCCAGTCGTTATCCCTGCATCTGGCGCGAAGCAGGCAATGGTTCAGTCCatcccaaaaaaaagaaatagCCAGACACAGGGATGCTATTGATTCGAGCACCAGCAAGTTGCGTGACGCGTTTAACAATATTACGGGCCAAAAATTCTCCAAGGTTGACATCATGAAGCACATCAAGACGTTGAAAGATGGTGAGCTGCCATTTTATGACGCACTCCATCCTCCACCACGAACGAGTAAGCCTGAGCACGAATTCTACTTGCTGGATCGATGGTTAGCAGGCAAAGACTGCGGAGTACTCAAAGCCCATGGATCCCGTTTCCCCTCGGTTTGGCGACTAAATGCGGCAGAGCGAAAAGAGGTCTTCTCGACATGGGAGCGCGAGATGATGACGAAACGCCTCGTGATGCTTCGAATGGCTGGCAACGAGCACGATGACCATGTTGAAAGGTTAAACGCAATACACAGAGACAGAGATATCAACATCATCCGGCGAAAACGAATCATTGCATGCACAACCACGGCTGCCGCCAAATACATGCTGACCATCcagtcggcggcgccgacggtAGTTTTTGTCGAGGAAGCCGGGCAAATCTTGGAAAGCCACATCTTGACGGCGCTTGGCCCGAGGACGAAGCAGCTCGTCATGATTGGAGACCATAAACAACTTCGGCCAAGAGCCCATCATAATCTTTGTGTCGAGAAGGGCAACGGCTTTGACCTCAATCGATCACTTTTTGAGAGACTTATACTGGCCGGATACCCTCACCAGGTCCTGTCACAGCAACATCGCATGCGACCAGAAATTGCTGCGCTGGTTCGTGAACTATCACACCCGAGCCTGACAGACGCTCCTCGAACACTCGGCCGGGAGCACCTTCGGGGACTTCAGAATAATGTCATCTTTGTATCCCACTCAGAACAAGAGTTCGAGTTGGGCCATGTGCTTGAATGGCGGGACTTTGAGTCGACAAAGTCCAAGAGGAATCTGTTCGAGGCTCAAATGGTGGTCAAGTGCGTACAGCACCTCACCCAGCAGGGGTACTCAACAGAGAGAATCGCCGTGCTAACGCCGTACCTGGGCCAGCTGCGGCTCCTGATTCAAGAGATGCTGTTGCACAGCGATCCACAGCTGAGTGAACTGGATTCACAAGATTTAGTCAGAGCAGGGCTAACACCGCCGACCTTGGTGCCCACAGGGCGGCCACATATCCGAGTGTCTACTATAG ACAATTTCCAGGGGGACGAAAGTGACATAGTAATCTCTTCCCTGACGCGAAGCAACTCGCGACGAGATATTGGGTTCATGGCATCCAGAGAGCGGCTCAATGTTCTGCTCTCTCGGGCTCGAGATGGACTCATTCTGGTGGGTGATGCAGAAACGTTTAGGGAGTCCCCTGCAAAGGACTCTCCTTGGAACCAGTTTATCGATTCCTTGGTTGCCCGAGGACACATGTACGATGGTTTACCAACACGGTGCGAGCGACACAAGATCAACGGGGCTGTCCCTCGCAACCCGGAGGAATTTGAGAAGAAATGCCCTGGTGGAG AAGAGTACTTTAGTACAGAAGACCTCCTGGGGCCAGAGCCGCGGGAATATTTGAAGACGAGTAGCGCGTGGAAAAGATTGCAGAACCTCATTGGCGTCCAAAGGATGAAAGATTCCATGGCGGAGTTGGTCGACGTCTTGCAACTCGGATACGAGCTCGAACTGAAGGAAGAGCCTCCTGTTCCCATCACCCTGAGTCGTCTCTTCCTAGGGCAGCATGGTACAGGCAAAACGACAGTGTGTTGGCTCTACGCGTCCATCCTCTCAGATCTCGGCGTTATTCAGAGCAGTGACG TTGTATTCAAGCATCCGGACGATCTCATTGGGGACAGCGTCGAAGCATCGGAACTGCGCACGGAAGTGGTGCTGCAAGACGCCAGGGGGAAGGTGCTCGCCATTCGAGACGCCCCCGTGCTGAGAGACCATCGCGACGATGCAGAAAAGGCCTGCAGAATTGCTGTCATTCGAAAACTCCTGGCAGCTGCGGGAGATGAACAGGAGAACCCCCAGTGTCTGATCCTGATGTTCATCTCAGGCGATAGGGCGCTGAACACATTTAATGGGTTAGGGCGGACGGATATCGCCCGCTATTTCCCGATCGACGCGGCATTCTCCTTTGACCGCCCCGAAGACGAGGACTTGAGTTTGCTTTTGGATTTGACGCTCCGCAAACGGCGTTTGTCAGCAACAGTTGTTGCCAAGGAGGCTGCTCTGCACCGGCTCCAAGGAGCCAGAGGGCCCAGGTTTGGGAATGCGAGAGCTGTTGAGACTCTTGTTGATATGGCCAGCGATCGTGCCAGGCTCCGTCAATGGTCTGTCTCGCGAGGAGATGAACGGCTGGGGGACAATGTGATgctagaagaagaagatttcAGTGTCCATGAATTGAATTAA
- the ppoA_0 gene encoding Psi-producing oxygenase A, with amino-acid sequence MNGRAAEAPMSKQDEDLMQLTLQLRNKKEEEKYATFHGDNLLGNPIVPKVGLWQDLKTVFQPSNWPALKRTADGLIKGTGLDGQSAATIAGSLSDYSVQRQKFIDDQVRDKYDKMLHPPLTYLGDAFQYRTADGKFNSALNPHLGQAGAPYAKTVPSRTAPLGALPDPSDLFDKLMAREEGGRQSQSGLSAMLIYHATIIIHDIFRTNDNDKNISDSSSYLDLSPLYGYTTEMQRKIRDDKYKLGLLKPDTFAEDRLLRQPPGVCILLVMYNRYHNYAARQLLRINENGRFRVPVMYEKTKLVSLIKEHLPDRNIYGQKEDLGANVVKMCAEYEKVWREAQAARPRDAPDVPPEQPQETPEEKAEREAEEKQRQKALDAIAEFEASALNQKLIELTEALELLLEEKKSKLKDESPQKLEDFETKCQDFEAAWEAAWNKQDDDLFNTARLITCGMYIQISVHDYLRALMGFHQFNTNFTLDPRADFDQKKTSRGIGNQVTVEFNLLYRFHCAISLKDEAYTEEFMQKVLGFKDPKNTPLPVFLQTMAAIKQKSAEDKKNGKKDPEPWEITFGIPDASTPAPASGEDSSAASENGSDSGISMYGVAGTEAPDEPGAAREKPKRSKYFTRNSITNLFDDGQMLDELTSAMDDPISNFGPRNVPQCLKAVEIMGILQARKWEIGTLNDFRDFFGLPRHATFESVTKNVEIQNALRDLYEHPDKIELYPGIFCESDEHMGLDPGPSEASSALWSAIFSDAITLVRSDRFYTVDWNTNSLTSWGMKEVTPNNEVCKSSVFHRLIQRAFPGWFPSDTIRFFHPFYTAKQNAMYAEAQGYGDQFRETAAEQAGKPKKPKADIVVAPVQKPRKPWYLDKFNDISIVLQGEQSKNFTNPAYYYEANLPQIVRGVLGPDQKPPTISPKILEDYVKGAEEGLKKYLDELMRYIVKRESISMTNSTFQIDATRDFAIPIVTRYVADFLGFGDKLRKVATDAKDKYSENEIYQHITNCQVFLTYNVDETKWMPRREAFKTSMKKLIDLTQKATIWEANQWDITRALFGKKQTNPMHELGVFVAKQVLDYERDQGKAAAILLLICLDFAYNAVVSFTATLDGYMKDLYRAADSTPLTIKSEPKWIEVQRCVFSTSSNADSDLEQMVQLMAQATVRLPIVRKATKTDKYEFGWTTKGRKVQVKKGETVILDLSKAIDEAEVKSDQAKVEFLTSQLNIADKYGVFSPRRFTTLSLVSMIKFVAQMKNPRRGHDAQGKLKKIRLDSTPEGYANYMAPMRVSWIKEQTKRLKDKDADKIFTDDILRPEADTYLTPTWDEFVPFPMTWKIRFDGFGESNYMVDNHPYARVKTTPTLPDFCPPWYQPQGPSAVGGAFASDCVCAAAGAEAEAGGKAAQLANGEAGKGKETEHSHECPCLGRSKGKLEPKTAQLSTGCGLSDNYVHK; translated from the exons ATGAATGGCCGCGCAGCAGAGGCTCCTATGAGCAAACAAGATGAGGATTTGATGCAACTCACCTTGCAGCTCAGAaacaagaaggaagaagagaaataTGCAACGTTTCACGGCGACAACCTCCTCGGG AATCCAATTGTTCCCAAGGTTGGCTTGTGGCAGGATCTCAAGACTGTCTTTCAGCCCAGCAACTGGCCAGCACTGAAGCGGACCGCCGATGGACTCATCAAAGGCACTGGACTCGAC GGACAAAGTGCTGCCACGATTGCCGGCAGTCTTTCCGATTACAGCGTCCAACGGCAAAAGTTTATTGATGATCAAGTCAGGGACAAATATGACAAGATGTTGCACC CACCATTGACGTACCTCGGGGATGCCTTCCAGTACCGAACCGCGGATGGCAAGTTCAACAGTGCCCTCAACCCGCATCTTGGTCAAGCAGGTGCTCCATACGCCAAAACAGTGCCGTCAAGAACAGCTCCGCTCGGTGCTCTTCCTGACCCTTCTGATCTCTTTGACAAGCTGATGGCACGAGAGGAAGGTGGCCGGCAGAGCCAGTCGGGGCTTTCTGCCATGCTCATCTATCATGctaccatcatcatccacgaTATTTTCAGAACAAATGACAACGACAAGAATATCTCGGATAGCTCGTCCTACCTCGACTTGTCTCCTCTCTATGGATACACCACAGAGATGCAGCGCAAGATTCGGGATGACAAGTACAAGCTGGGTCTTCTCAAGCCAGACACATTTGCGGAAGACCGATTATTAAGGCAGCCACCCGGCGTCTGCATCCTGCTGGTCATGTACAACCGATACCACAACTACGCTGCAAGACAGCTGCTTCGAATCAATGAGAACGGCCGTTTCAGAGTCCCAGTCATGTACGAAAAGACCAAGCTGGTCTCTTTGATCAAGGAGCATCTCCCTGATCGCAACATATATGGGCAAAAGGAAGACCTTGGTGCCAATGTCGTCAAGATGTGCGCTGAGTATGAGAAGGTATGGAGAGAAGCTCAAGCAGCGAGACCTCGAGACGCACCGGACGTCCCTCCAGAGCAGCCACAGGAAACCCCCGAAGAGAAGGCAGAACGCGAGGCTGAAGAGAAACAAAGGCAAAAGGCTcttgatgccattgctgaGTTCGAGGCGTCCGCGCTGAACCAAAAGCTCATCGAGTTGACAGAAGCTCTCGAGCTTCTCCTCGAGGAAAAGAAGTCGAAGCTCAAGGATGAATCTCCCCAGAAACTTGAAGATTTCGAAACCAAGTGCCAGGATTTCGAGGCTGCCTGGGAGGCCGCTTGGAACAAGCAAGATGATGACCTCTTCAATACCGCCCGCCTCATCACTTGCGGCATGTACATCCAGATCTCCGTGCACGACTACTTGCGAGCACTAATGGGCTTCCACCAGTTCAACACCAACTTCACTCTGGATCCTCGCGCCGACTTTgaccagaagaagacgagtcGCGGCATCGGGAACCAAGTTACTGTCGAGTTCAATCTGCTGTACCGCTTCCACTGTGCCATCTCtctcaaggacgaggctTACACCGAGGAATTCATGCAGAAAGTGTTGGGATTCAAGGACCCAAAAAATACACCGCTGCCGGTTTTCCTCCAGACGATGGCGGCAATTAAGCAAAAGTCTGcagaagacaagaagaacGGTAAAAAGGATCCCGAGCCATGGGAAATAACGTTTGGTATCCCTGATGCGTCTACGCCAGCACCTGCGTCTGGTGAGGATAGCAGCGCAGCATCCGAGAACGGTTCGGATAGCGGAATATCCATGTATGGTGTTGCTGGCACGGAAGCGCCCGACGAGCCTGGTGCTGCTCGAGAGAAGCCCAAGAGGTCCAAGTATTTCACGCGAAACTCCATCACAAATCTTTTCGACGACGGCCAGATGCTGGATGAACTTACCTCCGCAATGGACGATCCCATCTCCAATTTCGGCCCGCGCAATGTCCCCCAGTGTCTCAAGGCAGTTGAGATCATGGGTATCCTGCAAGCGCGTAAATGGGAAATCGGTACGTTGAACGACTTCAGAGACTTCTTCGGCTTGCCAAGACATGCCACGTTTGAAAGCGTGACAAAGAACGTCGAGATCCAAAACGCGCTCCGGGATCTCTATGAGCATCCCGACAAGATTGAGTTGTATCCTGGCATCTTCTGCGAATCAGACGAACACATGGGACTGGACCCTGGGCCGAGCGAGGCAAGCTCTGCGCTTTGGTCTGCCATCTTCTCGGATGCCATCACCCTCGTCCGCTCGGATCGGTTCTACACCGTTGACTGGAACACCAATTCCCTGACCTCGTGGGGCATGAAGGAAGTCACACCAAATAATGAGGTCTGCAAGAGCTCAGTCTTCCACCGCTTGATCCAGCGTGCTTTCCCAGGATGGTTCCCATCCGACACCATCCGATTCTTCCACCCGTTTTACACTGCGAAGCAAAACGCCATGTACGCAGAGGCTCAAGGCTACGGCGATCAGTTCAGGGAGACGGCAGCGGAGCAAGCAGGCAAGCCGAAAAAGCCAAAGGCCGACATCGTTGTGGCCCCAGTGCAGAAGCCCAGGAAGCCGTGGTATCTTGACAAGTTCAACGACATCTCCATTGTGTTGCAGGGAGAACAGAGCAAGAACTTCACGAACCCTGCGTATTACTACGAGGCCAACTTGCCCCAGATTGTGAGAGGCGTTTTGGGCCCAGACCAGAAGCCGCCTACAATCTCACCCAAGATCCTTGAAGACTACGTCAAGGGTGCCGAAGAGGGTTTGAAGAAGTATCTTGACGAGTTGATGAGGTATATCGTCAAGAGAGAGTCAATCTCCATGACAAATTCGACATTCCAGATTGATGCCACTCGAGA TTTTGCCATTCCCATAGTCACGCGATACGTCGCCGACTTTCTTGGCTTCGGTGACAAGCTGCGCAAAGTCGCCACcgatgccaaggacaagtacAGCGAGAACGAGATCTATCAGCACATCACCAACTGCCAGGTTTTCCTGACGTACAATGTGGACGAAACAAAGTGGATGCCGCGTCGCGAGGCTTTCAAAACTTCGATGAAAAAGCTAATTGACTTGACCCAGAAAGCCACCATCTGGGAGGCCAACCAATGGGACATTACGAGGGCCTTGTTcggcaagaagcagaccaATCCCATGCATGAACTTGGAGTCTTTGTCGCGAAGCAGGTCTTGGACTATGAGAGGGACCAAGGAAAGGCCGCTGCtatcctcctcctcatttGTCTCGACTTTGCCTACAACGCGGTCGTTTCA TTTACGGCTACGTTGGACGGCTACATGAAGGACCTGTACAGAGCCGCTGATTCTACACCACTTACCATCAAGTCGGAGCCAAAGTGGATCGAGGTTCAGAGATGTGTCTTTAGCACTTCCAGCAATGCCGATAGCGATCTTGAACAGATGGTCCAGCTGATGGCCCAGGCAACGGTTCGACTGCCGATTGTGCGCAAGGCCACCAAGACGGACAAGTACGAATTTGGATGGACAACGAAGGGAAGAAAGGTCCAGGTAAAGAAGGGGGAGACGGTCATTCTCGACCTT TCAAAGGCTATTGACGAAGCAGAGGTCAAGAGCGATCAGGCCAAGGTCGAATTCTTGACTTCGCAACTCAACATTGCCGACAAGTATGGTGTCTTCTCGCCAAGACGCTTCACCACTCTCTCGTTAGTTTCGATGATCAAGTTTGTTGCTCAGATGAAGAATCCCCGTCGCGGCCATGATGCACAGGGAAAACTCAAGAAGATTCGCCTCGATTCCACCCCCGAGGGCTACGCCAACTACATGGCGCCCATGCGGGTGAGCTGGATCAAGGAGCAAACAAAACGTCTCAAGGATAAAGACGCCGACAAGATATTCACCGATGACATTCTGAGACCGGAAGCCGATACGTACCTCACGCCAACATGGGATGAATTCGTGCCCTTCCCCATGACGTGGAAGATTCGCTTCGATGGGTTCGGCGAATCGAATTACATGGTGGACAATCATCCCTATGCCAGGGTCAAAACTACGCCCACCCTTCCGGATTTCTGCCCGCCGTGGTATCAGCCGCAAGGCCCTAGCGCTGTCGGGGGGGCGTTTGCCTCCGATTGCGTTTGCGCCGCCGCGGGAGCTGAAGCTGAAGCCGGGGGCAAGGCTGCTCAACTTGCGAACGGTGAGgccggcaagggcaaggagacGGAGCACAGCCATGAGTGCCCTTGCCTTGGCCGCTCGAAGGGGAAGCTAGAGCCCAAGACTGCCCAACTGTCGACTGGATGTGGCTTGAGTGATAACTACGTGCACAAGTAG